In Paraburkholderia sp. BL10I2N1, a single genomic region encodes these proteins:
- a CDS encoding LysR family transcriptional regulator translates to MELRHLRHFVAVAETQHFGRAAARLGMAQPPLSQSIMRLEESLGIKLLERTSRGVSLTPAGAALMAEAKPLIAQADLAERRVRQAADELASLSIAFVPMCAMSILPHAMHALRKQWPGVDVRLIERGSALTVASVKNGSIDLGVVVTNVADVTELESIVIERMRMVAAVPANWPLAEQTCIRMTDLAAYPLIMFPQQVSQPVFAALEVARRDAGVSPKVTQQARHPYTMLNLVANELGVALMLDSARHLPVEGVVFVDIEDLAPSFDTEVSLVWTDRPHKPYHRAMLDLIRDLSDLPLK, encoded by the coding sequence ATGGAATTGCGTCACCTTCGGCATTTCGTTGCGGTTGCTGAAACCCAACACTTCGGTCGTGCGGCAGCGCGGCTCGGCATGGCTCAGCCGCCGCTTAGCCAGTCCATCATGCGTCTTGAAGAGTCGCTCGGTATCAAGCTACTCGAGCGTACGTCTCGTGGGGTTTCGCTCACACCTGCTGGTGCGGCGCTGATGGCAGAGGCGAAGCCGTTGATTGCTCAGGCCGATCTGGCCGAGCGTCGGGTGCGCCAGGCCGCGGACGAACTGGCCAGCCTCAGTATTGCGTTCGTGCCGATGTGCGCGATGAGCATCCTGCCGCACGCCATGCATGCGCTCCGAAAACAATGGCCTGGAGTTGACGTGCGGCTGATCGAGCGCGGCAGTGCGCTAACCGTCGCCAGTGTCAAGAACGGCAGCATTGATCTTGGCGTGGTCGTCACCAATGTCGCCGATGTGACGGAACTCGAAAGTATCGTCATTGAACGGATGCGCATGGTGGCCGCGGTTCCTGCGAACTGGCCGCTCGCTGAACAGACCTGCATCCGTATGACGGATCTCGCGGCCTATCCGCTCATCATGTTCCCGCAGCAAGTCTCGCAGCCAGTGTTTGCAGCGCTCGAGGTTGCCCGGCGCGATGCCGGCGTGTCTCCGAAAGTCACGCAGCAGGCCCGTCATCCTTATACGATGCTTAATCTTGTTGCGAATGAACTCGGCGTGGCGCTGATGCTGGATTCGGCAAGGCACCTGCCTGTGGAGGGAGTGGTTTTCGTCGACATTGAAGATCTTGCGCCATCGTTTGATACGGAGGTTTCTCTTGTGTGGACCGATCGTCCGCACAAACCCTATCACCGCGCGATGCTCGATCTCATTCGCGATCTTT